One Ensifer adhaerens genomic window, CGACAAGACGGAGAGCGATCAAGGGGTGGGCGCCCACAAGGACGGCGGTTTCGTCACCATCCTGCTGCAGGACGTGGTCGGCGGTTTGCAGGTCGATGACGGCAAGGGCGGCTGGATCGACGCGCCGCCGAAGCGCGGCACCTTCGTGATCAACGTCGGCGAGCTCTTGGAACTGGCGTCGAACGGCTATCTGCTCGCCAACATCCACCGCGTGGTCACGCCGCCGGCAGGCGGCGACCGGCTCTCCGTCGCCTTCTTCCTCGGCGCCAACCTCGCCTCCACCATCCCGGTGCTCGACCTGCCGCCGGCGCTTGCCGCCGAGGTCCGCGGCGTCACCCAGGATCCGCAGAACCCGCTCTTCCACGAGGTCGGCCGCAACGTGCTGAAATCCCGGCTGCGCTCACACCCCGATGTCGCCGCCGAGCACCACGCGGACCTGCTGGAACAGCAGAAGGCGGCCGTGCCTGCCTGATTGACCGAACAGCGCCGATCAACCCGAGAGCCAAGGAGAAATGGCATGACGATTCATCAGAAGCCGGAAGAACCAGCAGCCGAGATCAAGGCACCCACGGGGCTGCGGGAGACCGGCGGACGGCTGCATCCGGAAACGCTGGCGCTCCATGGCGGCAGCTACCGCTTCGACCCGACAAGTGGCGCCGTCGCCGTGCCGATCTACCAGACGACCTCCTACCAGCTGCCGGGCACGGATGGCGCCGACAAACTCTTTGCGCTCGAGGCTCCGGGGCATCTCTATACCCGTGTGTCCAACCCGACCCAGGACGCATTCGAGCAGCGGCTGGCGGAAATCGAAGGTGGCGCCGCAGCACTGGCGCTCGGTTCCGGTCAGGCGGCATCGGCCTTCGCCCTCCTGAACCTTGCGCGCGCCGGCGACAACATCGTCAGTGCCGTCGGCCTCTATGGCGGCACCTGGGCGCTGTTTGCCGCAACGTTGAAAAGCTTCGGCATCGAGGTGCGCTTCGTCGATGCCGCCGATCCCGAGGCCTTTGCCCGGGCAACCGACGACAGGACGCGCGCCTACTATGCCGAATCCCTACCGAACCCGAAGCTCGAGGTCTTTCCTATCGCCGACGTGGCCGAAGTCGGCTTGCGCTTCGGCATTCCGTTGATCGTTGACAACACGGCCGCGCCGCTCACCATCCGCCCCTTCGAACACGGCGCTGCAGTCGTCGTCTATTCGACAACAAAGTACATCGGCGGTCACGGCACCTCGATCGGCGGCGCGATTATCGACAGCGGCCGCTTCCCCTGGCACGAACATGAGGCGCGGCAGCCGAGCCTGCACGAGCCGGA contains:
- a CDS encoding O-acetylhomoserine aminocarboxypropyltransferase/cysteine synthase family protein: MTIHQKPEEPAAEIKAPTGLRETGGRLHPETLALHGGSYRFDPTSGAVAVPIYQTTSYQLPGTDGADKLFALEAPGHLYTRVSNPTQDAFEQRLAEIEGGAAALALGSGQAASAFALLNLARAGDNIVSAVGLYGGTWALFAATLKSFGIEVRFVDAADPEAFARATDDRTRAYYAESLPNPKLEVFPIADVAEVGLRFGIPLIVDNTAAPLTIRPFEHGAAVVVYSTTKYIGGHGTSIGGAIIDSGRFPWHEHEARQPSLHEPDPSYQGKTWLEKAAAIAFHPYILRARAVLLRDLGAAISPLNAFQFIQGLETLPLRIRQHNENAIKVAEFLRSHPKVGRVIFPKFQQGEAKTRAEKYLLNGHYGALVGFELKDGREAGRRFIDGLKLLYHVANIGDARSLAIHPATTTHSQLSEEDQRKTGVTPGYVRLSIGIEHADDIIADIRQAIDAA